In Anopheles gambiae chromosome 2, idAnoGambNW_F1_1, whole genome shotgun sequence, a single window of DNA contains:
- the LOC1270056 gene encoding leucine-rich repeat transmembrane neuronal protein 2, which produces MYHLRISAILVATIYLTGVTEAVIYQCDHYNTDGEYTVRHCTLHGVTVVHDAADIDFSSEYPRPYWFDFQHSQMDEIPRALFTTFPEMQTIDFRETGIENINKFTFENAKQLRHLFLRRNKLTSLNNFIFKGCDRLEWLDLSHNQLQEVRNKTFHDIRTLTRLDLNHNRLTVLPEEVFWELPELAHLSLNDNQLVVLDRETFFHSRIVSLNLNFNRLREVHMVDRFQSWQRVHLRGNQLTSVEIPPVPVEIDVSHNNLTTILVSYSNILVESLDLSHNLFADISNVSALNFLHTLDVSFNALQSLPLTTFLKMKQLARLNLEATNLTTLVHGLFSQQSNLTWLDVSFNRLQTIDLTVLTAAAKLEHLHIDGNNLTSVGYGRLPAMFPSLTYLGLFANAWNCSYLVDLVHFCRQHSINVAPQKSYGTTLDASNVQGIYCKSSQSTVLPVVTPIEHPIDTAPPSAELSIDRLLEMMQEMNKTTEQLVQEMMRALHQRATGAIGTPVVTASCTALHAYNYQVFILLILFAILILNVGFLLWVHHNANVRRAVDRMILFRREQGASIQTALHEDL; this is translated from the exons ATGTATCATCTAAG AATAAGTGCAATTCTAGTGGCCACCATCTACCTAACAGGCGTGACAGAGGCTGTCATCTATCAGTGCGATCATTACAATACCGATGGCGAGTATACCGTGCGCCATTGTACCCTGCACGGCGTCACCGTCGTGCACGATGCGGCCGACATAGACTTTTCGTCCGAATATCCGCGCCCGTACTGGTTCGACTTTCAGCACTCACAGATGGACGAAATCCCGCGCGCCCTCTTCACCACCTTTCCCGAGATGCAAACGATCGACTTCCGGGAGACGGGCATCGAGAACATCAACAAGTTCACGTTCGAGAACGCCAAGCAGCTTCGGCATCTGTTTCTGCGCCGCAACAAGCTTACTTCGTTGAACAACTTTATCTTCAAGGGCTGCGACCGGCTCGAGTGGCTCGATCTGTCGCACAACCAGCTGCAGGAGGTGCGGAACAAAACGTTCCACGACATTCGGACGCTGACGCGGCTCGATCTCAACCACAACCGGCTGACCGTGCTGCCGGAGGAGGTGTTTTGGGAGCTGCCCGAGCTAGCCCACCTGTCGCTCAACGACAACCAGCTGGTAGTGCTGGACCGGGAGACCTTCTTCCACAGTCGGATCGTTTCGCTGAACCTAAACTTTAACCGGTTGCGTGAGGTCCACATGGTGGACCGATTTCAGTCGTGGCAGCGGGTGCATTTGCGTGGCAACCAGCTTACCAGCGTGGAGATACCGCCGGTTCCGGTTGAGATCGATGTGTCGCACAATAACCTGACAACGATTTTGGTCAGCTACTCGAACATACTGGTGGAGTCACTCGACCTTTCCCACAATCTGTTCGCGGACATTAGCAACGTGTCGGCGCTGAACTTTCTGCACACACTGGACGTATCGTTTAACGCGCTCCAGTCACTGCCACTGACCACCTTTCTGAAGATGAAGCAACTGGCCCGGCTGAATCTGGAAGCCACCAATCTGACCACCCTCGTGCACGGTCTGTTCTCGCAGCAGTCGAACCTTACCTGGCTGGATGTGTCGTTCAACCGGCTGCAGACGATCGATCTTACCGTGCTGACGGCGGCGGCCAAGCTCGAGCATCTGCACATCGACGGCAACAATCTGACCAGCGTCGGGTACGGGCGGCTCCCGGCCATGTTCCCCTCGCTCACCTATCTGGGGCTGTTTGCAAATGCCTGGAACTGTTCCTATCTGGTCGATCTGGTGCACTTCTGTCGGCAGCACTCGATCAACGTTGCGCCGCAGAAATCGTACGGCACTACGCTCGATGCGTCCAACGTGCAGGGCATCTACTGTAAGAGCTCCCAAAGCACGGTGCTGCCAGTGGTAACACCCATCGAGCATCCGATCGACACTGCGCCACCGTCGGCTGAGCTTTCCATCGATCGTTTGCTGGAGATGATGCAGGAGATGAACAAAACGACGGAGCAGCTGGTGCAGGAAATGATGCGGGCGTTGCATCAACGCGCCACCGGTGCCATTGGGACTCCGGTAGTGACCGCTTCCTGTACCGCCCTGCACGCCTACAACTATCAGGTGTTCATTTTGCTGATACTGTTCGCGATCCTGATCCTGAACGTGGGCTTCCTGCTGTGGGTGCATCACAATGCGAACGTACGGCGGGCCGTCGATCGGATGATCCTCTTCCGGCGCGAACAGGGCGCCTCCATTCAAACGGCACTGCACGAGGATTTGTGA